One window of the Rosa rugosa chromosome 3, drRosRugo1.1, whole genome shotgun sequence genome contains the following:
- the LOC133737777 gene encoding uncharacterized protein LOC133737777 has product MAQALVTGKEGDQTNIHRGKGSTDPENPEPKGGNPGHYNACFDYVKLLSKAMLIVLGLGMATFPSYGTTEIQKIRNKKEKHKWAVQIMDKLLESALMYEYEDSGGMNPQAATTDETRPYKISDGGHHITLGDIQVPEGVIGEGSLQPEMTQNKTPEMEKTETPILIASKNGVIEMVEKILELFPTAIHDVDSKDKNIVLLAVENKQTNVYQLLLNSGHLMKDREFGKVDIDWNSALHLAARLGNNKPWLIVGPALQIQWEVKWFEYVKNSMAAHSFFRYNRDNKTAEDIFTESHSELVQEGVKWLSKTSESCSLIASLVATVSFATETTIPGGIKDESGRPILANQPAF; this is encoded by the exons ATGGCTCAAGCATTAG TTACTGGTAAAGAAGGCGACCAAACGAATATTCATAGAGGAAAAGGATCTACAGATCCAGAGAATCCTGAACCTAAAGGAGGAAATCCAGGTCATTACAATGCCTGCTTTGATTATGTCAAGCTTTTATCAAAGGCAATGCTGATTGTTCTTGGACTAGGTATGGCAACATTCCCATCTTATG GAACTACGGAGATACAGAAGATAAGgaacaagaaagaaaagcacAAATGGGCTGTTCAGATCATGGACAAGCTACTAGAAAGTGCTTTGATGTATGAATATGAAGACAGTGGCGGTATGAACCCGCAGGCAGCAACAACTGATGAAACAAGGCCATACAAAATTTCTGATGGTGGCCACCATATCACCCTTGGAGACATTCAAGTACCAGAAGGAGTCATTGGAGAAG GGTCATTGCAGCCAGAAATGACACAGAATAAAACCCCTGAGATGGAAAAGACGGAAACACCGATATTGATTGCTTCTAAGAATGGTGTGATTGAAATGGTGGAAAAAATCCTTGAATTATTCCCAACGGCCATCCACGACGTTGACTCAAAGGACAAGAATATTGTGTTGTTGGCTGTGGAGAACAAGCAAACCAATGTGTACCAACTGTTACTAAACAGCGGTCATCTGATGAAAGATAGGGAGTTCGGTAAAGTGGATATTGATTGGAATAGTGCGTTACACCTCGCAGCGAGGTTGGGAAACAATAAGCCTTGGCTAATTGTTGGCCCTGCCCTGCAGATACAATGGGAAGTCAAATGGTTTGAG TACGTGAAAAACTCCATGGCAGCCCACTCCTTCTTCCGCTACAATAGGGATAACAAGACTGCAGAGGACATCTTCACTGAATCCCACAGTGAACTCGTCCAAGAAGGGGTGAAGTGGCTCTCCAAGACCTCCGAGTCCTGCTCCCTTATCGCCTCCCTTGTCGCCACCGTGTCCTTTGCTACAGAAACCACCATTCCCGGCGGCATCAAAGACGAATCTGGAAGACCAATCCTGGCAAACCAGCCAGCCTTTTGA
- the LOC133739546 gene encoding chlorophyllase-1 — MASVFDEGKFPIKFITEETPFSSCFDSSAPPKPLLIATPTVSGTYPVLLLLHGFYLRNYFYKGILQHIASHGFIVVGPQLYSLVPATGPEEIESAAKVVNWLPEGLQSLLPENVVADLTKFALSGHSRGGKAAFALALGYAKAALSLKVSVLIGIDPVAGANQYCRTNPHILTYVPRSFDLNIPVAVIGTGLGPEKKNDCMSQPCAPEGLNHKEFFNESKPPCAHFVAKDYGHMDMLDDDLPGVVGAMSGCMCKNGSGPKDLMRKSVGGIVVAFLNAYLNGEDGDLLAIVADPALSPAKLEPVEFINA, encoded by the exons ATGGCATCTGTTTTTGATGAAGGAAAGTTCCCCATCAAATTCATTACAGAGGAAACTCCATTTTCTTCCTGTTTCGATTCCTCAGCCCCTCCAAAGCCATTGTTAATTGCGACACCAACTGTAAGCGGCACTTATCCAGTACTCTTGCTTCTTCATGGCTTCTACCTCCGCAACTACTTCTACAAAGGAATACTCCAACACATAGCCTCTCATGGATTCATAGTAGTTGGACCTCAG TTATATAGCTTGGTGCCTGCAACTGGACCTGAAGAAATTGAATCAGCTGCAAAAGTGGTAAACTGGTTACCAGAAGGCCTTCAATCTCTTCTGCCTGAAAATGTTGTCGCGGACTTGACCAAATTTGCTCTGTCAGGCCACAGTAGAGGTGGCAAAGCAGCATTTGCATTAGCACTTGGATATGCCAAAGCTGCTTTGTCCCTCAAAGTTTCAGTGCTAATTGGGATTGACCCTGTCGCAGGCGCCAACCAATATTGCAGAACTAATCCCCACATCCTCACCTATGTCCCTCGCTCTTTCGACCTGAATATTCCCGTCGCGGTAATTGGCACTGGCCTTGGACCGGAAAAGAAGAACGATTGCATGTCGCAACCGTGTGCTCCCGAGGGTTTGAACCACAAGGAGTTCTTCAACGAGAGCAAACCCCCATGTGCACATTTTGTGGCCAAGGACTATGGTCACATGGACATGTTGGACGACGATCTACCGGGCGTGGTTGGAGCAATGTCGGGATGTATGTGCAAAAATGGAAGCGGTCCGAAGGACCTAATGAGGAAGTCTGTGGGCGGAATTGTTGTGGCTTTTTTGAATGCATATTTGAATGGTGAGGATGGAGATCTTCTTGCTATTGTAGCTGATCCTGCTCTTTCTCCTGCAAAGCTTGAACCTGTGGAGTTCATCAATGCGTAA
- the LOC133737778 gene encoding F-box protein At2g17036-like: MDADWSDLPPDLVVSIAKRIVCLEDFAAFGAACKSWRSKATKENFTGEFSHQVPILMLPMIEDDINPLCYSITKGRFNKLNLPEAEGNQCFSSLGWLLIAYDHAWKLTLLHPLNHTRIELPRFSNSNYWRRWKYPTSRPQVISKFGLLSSPSQSSDYTVILIYERKHLAFCRPGKDENWESIRVSSSLDITIVDLTCFNGECYVVDYLGEVFVLDFVNRIKVRRVAAPPMPGCSSRYKLYLVESAGALLVVLCYVCSRKT, from the coding sequence ATGGACGCCGACTGGTCTGATCTTCCTCCAGATCTTGTTGTATCCATCGCCAAGAGAATTGTCTGCTTGGAAGATTTTGCTGCTTTTGGTGCAGCTTGTAAATCATGGAGATCAAAAGCTACCAAGGAAAACTTTACTGGTGAATTCAGTCATCAAGTTCCAATCCTTATGCTCCCAATGATCGAAGACGACATAAACCCTTTGTGTTATAGTATCACAAAAGGTAGATTCAACAAACTCAACCTGCCAGAAGCTGAAGGCAACCAGTGTTTTTCTTCGCTAGGTTGGCTCCTAATTGCATATGATCATGCTTGGAAATTGACTCTATTGCATCCTTTAAATCATACCCGAATCGAGCTGCCAAGATTTTCCAACAGTAATTACTGGAGAAGATGGAAGTATCCAACCTCCCGTCCTCAAGTCATAAGTAAGTTTGGCCTGTTATCAAGCCCTTCTCAGTCATCGGATTACACTGTCATCCTCATATATGAAAGGAAACATTTGGCATTTTGCAGACCAGGAAAGGATGAAAATTGGGAAAGTATTCGTGTCAGTTCTTCTCTAGATATAACTATAGTGGATCTAACTTGTTTCAATGGAGAATGTTATGTTGTGGACTATTTGGGGGAAGtttttgttcttgattttgTAAATAGAATCAAAGTGAGGAGAGTTGCTGCACCACCAATGCCAGGTTGTTCTAGTCGTTACAAACTATACCTTGTGGAATCAGCAGGGGCCTTACTGGTGGTTTTATGTTATGTGtgttcaaggaaaacctaa
- the LOC133736983 gene encoding protein LIFEGUARD 4-like: protein MWSQPYRKDDVESGSRPLYPMMLESPELRWSFIRKIYSIIAVQLLATIAVAATVVSYHPIANFFVSTGAGLALYIVLIITPFIVLCPLYYYHQRHPVNYLLLGIFTISLAFVVGLTCAFTSGKVILESVILTVVVVIALTLYTFWAARRGQDFNFLGPFLAGALLVLIVFSLIQVFFPLGKLSVMIYGCLASIIFCGYIVYDTDNLIKRYSYDEYIWAAVSLYLDIINLFLALLTIFRSAE from the exons ATGTGGAGCCAACCCTACCGGAAAGATGACGTGGAGTCCGGATCCCGGCCGCTCTACCCCATGATGCTCGAGAGCCCCGAGCTCCGCTGGTCCTTCATCCGCAAAATCTACTCCATCATCGCCGTCCAACTGCTCGCCACCATCGCCGTCGCCGCCACCGTCGTCTCCTACCACCCGATTGCCAACTTCTTCGTCAGCACCGGCGCCGGCTTGGCCCTCTACATAGTCCTCATCATCACTCCCTTCATCG TGTTGTGCCCGCTGTACTATTACCACCAGAGGCATCCTGTGAATTACCTCCTGCTTGGGATTTTCACCATCTCTCTTGCCTTTGTGGTGGGATTGACTTGCGCTTTTACTAGCG GGAAGGTTATTTTGGAGTCTGTGATACTCACCGTTGTGGTTGTAATTGCTCTCACCCTGTACACATTTTGGGCTGCAAGGAGAGGCCAAGATTTCAACTTTCTTGGTCCCTTCTTGGCCGGAGCATTGCTCGTTCTCATTGTGTTTTCTCTGATTCAG GTTTTCTTCCCCCTGGGTAAGCTCTCAGTGATGATATACGGGTGCTTGGCATCGATCATCTTTTGTGGATACATTGTGTATGACACGGACAATCTCATCAAGCGCTACTCTTACGACGAGTACATTTGGGCTGCGGTCTCGTTGTATTTGGATATCATCAACCTGTTCCTTGCATTGCTGACTATTTTCAGAAGTGCTGAATAG
- the LOC133740357 gene encoding protein LIFEGUARD 4-like, which translates to MTSNPKSETDLALDAGATRRLYPSMVDSPELRWAFIRKVYAILTVQLLLTVAVAATVDLVRPIAHFLVKTRAGLGVDIAVFVMALAVLVALRVYGKKHPVNYLLIGLFTVLMGLIVGVGCAYTEEKVLLEAWGLTIVIFMSLTVYTFWAARRGYDFSFLGPFLFAALIVLLGFSLIQILHPLGKTSHMIFGIVGCIIFCGYIVHDTDELIKRHQYDEYLLAAIQLYLDAINLFLNLITAIDS; encoded by the exons ATGACGTCGAACCCGAAGAGCGAGACGGACTTGGCCTTGGACGCCGGAGCGACCCGCCGGCTCTACCCGTCCATGGTTGATAGCCCGGAGCTCCGCTGGGCCTTCATTCGCAAAGTCTACGCCATCCTCACCGTCCAGCTACTCCTCACAGTCGCCGTCGCCGCCACCGTCGATTTAGTCCGTCCGATTGCTCACTTCCTTGTCAAAACCCGCGCCGGCTTGGGCGTCGACATCGCCGTCTTCGTCATGGCCCTCGCCG TGTTGGTGGCTTTGAGAGTTTACGGCAAGAAGCACCCGGTGAATTACCTCTTGATTGGGCTTTTCACAGTCTTGATGGGACTCATAGTCGGAGTGGGTTGTGCTTATACTGAAG AGAAGGTACTTTTGGAGGCTTGGGGTCTGACCATTGTGATTTTCATGAGCTTGACTGTCTATACATTCTGGGCTGCAAGGAGAGGCTATGATTTCAGCTTCCTTGGTCCTTTTCTGTTTGCAGCTCTGATTGTTCTTCTTGGATTTAGTCTGATTCAG ATTCTCCATCCTCTGGGGAAAACCAGTCATATGATATTCGGCATTGTGGGATGTATCATCTTCTGTGGCTACATTGTCCATGATACGGATGAGCTGATCAAGCGCCACCAGTATGATGAGTACCTGTTGGCTGCAATCCAGCTCTACTTGGATGCTATCAACCTCTTCCTGAATTTGATCACAGCTATTGATAGCTGA